A DNA window from Dehalococcoidia bacterium contains the following coding sequences:
- the lspA gene encoding signal peptidase II yields the protein MSSVEQGIEQRRGGEGGSGWLVARAKRDLPFFLIAAAVLGFDQLTKSVIRANLSLGESWPSDDWLVKITHVTNTGAAFGILQGQGVFLTITAFLGMGAIIFYYAFPPLEHGLLRAALGLQLGGAIGNLMDRLRFGEVTDFVHFPHYPAFNVADSSIVVGLVIIVGFFVLREGHRGEDKPSGGESG from the coding sequence ATGTCCTCAGTGGAGCAGGGGATCGAGCAGCGCCGCGGCGGTGAAGGCGGCTCCGGCTGGCTTGTGGCCAGGGCGAAGCGCGACCTGCCGTTTTTTCTGATTGCGGCGGCGGTGCTGGGGTTCGATCAGCTCACGAAGTCTGTTATCCGCGCCAACCTGTCGTTAGGGGAGTCGTGGCCGAGCGACGACTGGCTCGTAAAGATAACGCACGTCACGAACACGGGCGCAGCGTTCGGCATCCTGCAGGGGCAGGGCGTATTCCTGACGATCACGGCCTTTCTGGGCATGGGGGCGATCATCTTCTACTACGCGTTCCCACCGCTGGAGCACGGCCTGCTGCGCGCGGCCCTGGGCCTGCAGCTCGGCGGGGCGATTGGCAACCTCATGGACCGCCTGCGCTTCGGTGAGGTCACGGACTTCGTGCACTTCCCGCACTATCCCGCTTTCAACGTGGCCGACTCGTCGATCGTGGTCGGGCTGGTGATCATCGTGGGCTTCTTCGTGCTGCGCGAGGGGCATCGCGGCGAGGACAAGCCTTCCGGTGGCGAGAGCGGCTGA
- a CDS encoding sulfite oxidase-like oxidoreductase, with protein MSIFTRRTADREKWGDRLPPGQKDTGDGWPVLHYGGIPRVDTESWRFEVGGLVEEPLVFTWREFMSLPQSRVRSDIHCVTAWSKFDNDWEGVLFKDVFAHIKPKENARHVMVHSYGGYTTNVPLSDLLRDDVIFAHSHNGQPLTKDHGWPLRLVVPHLYFWKSAKWVRGLVFMDQEKPGFWEMYGYHIRGDPWKEERYS; from the coding sequence ATGTCAATCTTCACGCGCAGGACTGCCGACCGGGAGAAGTGGGGCGACCGCCTTCCGCCCGGACAGAAAGACACCGGCGACGGCTGGCCCGTCCTCCACTACGGCGGCATTCCCCGCGTCGACACCGAAAGCTGGCGCTTCGAGGTCGGCGGCCTTGTCGAGGAGCCCCTCGTCTTCACCTGGCGGGAGTTCATGTCCCTGCCCCAGAGCCGCGTCCGCTCCGACATCCACTGCGTAACGGCGTGGAGCAAGTTCGACAACGACTGGGAGGGCGTGCTGTTCAAGGACGTCTTCGCCCACATAAAGCCGAAGGAGAACGCCAGGCACGTCATGGTGCACTCCTATGGCGGCTACACCACCAACGTCCCCCTTTCCGACCTCCTCCGCGACGACGTCATCTTCGCCCACAGCCACAACGGCCAGCCGCTGACCAAGGATCATGGCTGGCCCCTGCGTCTCGTCGTCCCGCACCTCTATTTCTGGAAGAGCGCCAAGTGGGTGCGCGGCCTCGTGTTCATGGACCAGGAAAAGCCCGGCTTCTGGGAGATGTACGGCTACCACATCCGCGGCGACCCCTGGAAGGAAGAGCGCTACTCCTAG